The Falco cherrug isolate bFalChe1 chromosome 3, bFalChe1.pri, whole genome shotgun sequence genome segment GCTTCTAATTTGGACAGTACCATACTGGTACACTTATATGACAAAAGTTGTAGCTCCCTGTATGCATGCTTTTATTCAGCATAACTTGCCTAGTGCAGcttaaaaagataaaagccaaactgaaaaaaaacttctttagCAATGAATAACTGTGTGCCCATAAGCATTTAAAGCAGTTGGACTTACACTAGTATAGTCATACAAACAATTTACTATGTAGATGCATCCTCAGATGTTTGTAAAGGTCATCAGCTGTCAAATGAATTAATGTTTTACCACATGACGACACTTTGAAGGTTCACATTAAGAGCTGGTCTGAGGGAAAAACATAGTTTGCTGAGCATCACTATGTTTTTGAAGGGGAGACAAACGGCATGAGATTTgctaaatgtattttcttcttgtcttaCAGAGTATTATGGAAAAGAATCAGGATTTGATTCAGAAATATATAAAAGTGAGTAAAtgattgttgttgttgttattatttattttaattttatagcctgaagcaattttatattttttttttcctgaactatAGCTTTTCCTATTAGTCTGACTGCACATTAAAAGTTCAAGGCTCAGGTACCACTCCAAAAAtatgataataaaaatactgcaaggaGGAAGGCTCTGGGAAGTCTCTTTATCACACTAACTTTTACTCTTATTTCATAGGATCCCTTATGGCCAGAGAGgcagattttgcttttccactgaaagccttattttcaagagaaaagGAGCCTTTCACTCTCTCCTGTTACTTCTCTTCTGATTTACTTGAACACCAACGAGACATTACCTGGTTCAGAGATGGTTTGTATGCAACAGCTAAGTTTATATACATTTACCTATGTGAATATGCCCTTTGAATTCATAGCTGTGAGCTAATGTTCACAGAAGAGAATAAAGACTCAGGATTCttgagctgctgccagctcttctCAAGATACAGATATTATTATGtaatttgtgtattttcctcatttttagaAGGATGATGCCACTAAAATTTTTTGTAGGCAATGACATTTCTGCTCATAAGAATAGTTTAAGAGCCTTAGTTCTATACAGTGAAAATGCCAAGCATTTGAAAAGCCAGTCGTTCTCCAGTTAAAAAAACTTTTGGATATGCTGTGTTGTTCTGCTGGCAATCAACGATTTCAATCTTAGCCAAACTAGTAATCTTTCTGTGCTATTGAGTTTTGGAAGCAGAAGCAACTCAGTAAGACTGCTCTTGTCATTCCAGCACTTCTGCCAGAATCAGCTGTGAAAATAGCAGGACCTATCGGGCTTTAGTGATTTGAGGAGAATTTGGGTAGCATGTATATCTCAGATCTGATAAATATACACAAAATGCACAGTATGTGACATTCCATTTTCTTGGTTTGAGCACCGCTCGGACAAAAGATCCTGCATGCTGAGCAGTAATGTATCCTCAGCTAGAGCTGGCATAATATTTGGCAGACTTCAGAGCATCCAGTTACCTGATACGAAGAGTACCTTTTACTGACTAATTCATCTGAAGCCACattttattactcttttttGCTTGGACTGCAAGCTCTTCAGGAGAAGAACCATGCTTTTTGCTCTGCATTCGTGTACAAAGGGAACAGAGAGGCATAGTATCAAAGAAGGATCAGAGTCCGTGACTGTAACTCAGAGGCACAATAATAATAGTATCAGGAGTGTCTTACAGATCTCTCatcttgctttctgcttttttctgcatttggaaATATGCCACTCCTGACTCAACCAGTTCAGGTGTAGTTCCTTTATCCCTTCTCATGTTTCACAGGTGAGATGCTACAAAACTCCAAACATCGGGAACTAAAGTACAAAGACCAGGAGGCTTCTGTGACAGTGTCATGTGCTTACAAAGAAGATGAGGGATTCTACACTATCCGCGTCCCCTCACTGGATGGATATAAAGAGCAGACCACTTACGTGTTTGTTAGAGGTATAAGCAGGATTCTATCCTACCTAGAACAAAAGCTCCTTTCCTAATACCTTGGCATAAAGAAATCCACCACCTCACATACAAGAAAatttctcccagttttgtgcATGGATACAATTATCAAAACGTCGCATTTTCAGTAGTGATTTAGGTATTAGAAAATATGACTTGTATTACTTGGATGTAGGCCCTTAGACACTTAAAATTAAGCTACTGAATGAAAATTTTggtacagagaagaaaaaatgtatccACCATCACTTGATATTTCTacagatgctgcagcagaaacaccTGGCGCACCTGGGTCCCCACTCAATGTGAAATGCCATGATGTAAATAAAGACAGCTTGATTCTTTCTTGGGTGGCACCCAGTGACAATGGAGGAAGTCCAATCCTGGGATACTACATTGAAAGGTCTGTATGTTAATCAACTTTGAGCAAAAAAAGCTCAAGATCACGTTGtagaaaaagcacaaaggaaCTCGATAGGCTGTGTTTCATTTCAGGTGTGTTGCGGGGTCAGAGAATTGGGTCCCATGCAATGACAAGCCTGTGAAAACCTGCAGATACCCTGTCCTGGGCCTTGCTGAAGGACAGACATACCAGTTCCAAGTAAAGGCTGTCAATAAAATGGGCATCAGTCATCCTTCAAAAACCAGTGATCCAGTTACAACATATGACCCCAGCAAAGACAAGAGAGTGACAGGTTTGTACTAAAACCAAGCAAACTGAGGCTGCAGGCATAACTGAATGCAGTTTACCCAGATTCTCCCCATTCTCACAAATATCACTGCAACATCCTGCCATGCTGTGCTTTTGCTGAACCCACCTTAGTACTactctgaacagaaaaagatCAAAATACCAGTTATGACATTTCATTGTATGTGCAATGAAATGTATATAATTATGCATATAACAAAATGACACAGTCCTGGGCTCTGTCTTTCTTGACAAGCCCCAAGCATCTTCTCTTAGTGTAACATGCTCTGTTTGATATTACAGTTATTCCATACGACGAAGGCAGGACAATAGAAATTTTCAAGGACGACCTGGAAGGTAAGTTCAAATTTATGCTGAGCCATTCTTTTGAGAAGAATGATTGCACTAACAAGGAGAACTGTAATAAAATGACTCCAGAGAATACACACTTAGGAAAATATATGGTGAAACATCACTGTAAGCTCCACAAGTATCAGAAGCTATCCTAAACGGCACAGCCTTTTATAATAAACTTGGTTTGCCCCTATGTCCCCAAAGGCTTTAAGTCTCCTCATTTATATTGAAGAATGTTACTTTACAGTAAGAAAAGATAATCCATTgtgaaagaactttttttttcctgcgaCTTTATAACTAAAGCATAGCCTATTCTGACTTCCCATAGGACATATTAAAATTCCCTTGCCACCCACCAATGTTCATGCAAGTGAAGTCAGAGAAGATTATGTGGCTTTGGCTTGGGACGAACCAGATCCAAGAGGCAAAGAGCCACTGAAATATTATGTGGAAATGGTAAGAAAATAATAccacacagaagagaaattgcagaacagaaacatttatttctcagaTGGCCTACAGCACTATTAATAGGCAAGTCTGTTCACTGTGTCGATAACTGGAGAACTACAGCCTCAAAAATGGCTTGCTCAGCCTCTCTCCAGCTCCACAGTTTACTTGAGCTATGATCCTGACTCTTGACACTGACTCAAGTAGTAATGATTAACAAAGGATAAACAAGTAAGTTTTACACCATGGAACAGTAGCAGAGTTTTAACAGGAAGACTGTTGCTGCCCTGTGGGCCCTTAAGTGTGGAAAAGCTGTGAAGAACTGCACGATAGTTCACTCTCCTGTTCCCCACTAATCATTTTGCAGGTTAATTAGTATCTTCTACCAACCTGCTTTTATACATACTCATTTCCCATCTGTTGTACCATTTCTGCTGCAAAGGGGCCCTCTGTTGCCAAGGAGGAAAAGTTTGGGTATATCAACTAGAaacaaatttacatttttggtttgagtttttgtttgggtttttgtttttaagtactTTCCTGTAAAGATCAGCTTTGTTATTCCTCAGGAGGGTTTTAAGTTGTACAACTTGAGTTGTAAATCATCACTTTTTTCGTTACAGTCAATTGCAGGCAGCAACTCCTGGCAAATGGTTAATCTGGATATGCCAGTTAATTCCCCAAGATTTGCACTCTTTGATCTTGTTAAAGGAAAATCATACTGTTTCCGTGTGCGATCTGTTAACAAGTATGGAATCAGTGAGCCATCCCTGCCCAGTGAGCCTGTAACTGCCGGAGCAAAACTGggtaattatttcattaatatgCTCTACACTAATGATATGGAAAAGGAGATGTACTATGAAGTAATGTGTGGGTTCCCCTGGTCGCCCTTTCCTTTAAACTTCATGATACATGACTACACAGCAGTTGCTTTGATATCAGGAAATCTCTTAAAGCCTTAAATCCTCATTTAATTACTTTGCAGTTGGTCAGTGCAGTGTAAATCTAACCAAGCAATGATGGGGGAATTACATCTAATACGGTAAGAAACAGTTGAAGCCTGTGTTTAATCCAAGTATGCTTCCAGCGCTGCGTAAGAGAGAGGTTACACAGAGCAGTGCTGGAAGGAATGATACGACTGCTGAAGCAGCCTGTTTCTGGGAGCTTCAGATAGAATAGCAGTCTTCGCCAAGATGAGCACTCATTGTTTTTTTATATTCTCCCATATTAAAGTTGCCCTAGTGTTCATTCATACTGTCCTTTTTCTCAGCAATGAAACAGGTCCCATTTCACAGTGGAGTTAATGAGAGTTACTATATGAGTCTCCTTTCTCCTCTACTTCAGGTGGTTAAGTAGGTGTAACTGTAGAAAATCAACAGGCTGTAAGGGACAGGAATATGAGATATGGCAAATCCATATTTTTTgccataaaacataaaaatataggCTGTAGACTGGAACAATGCCCATGGTAATTCGAAAATGGTGCTCTGGAAAAGTTAATAAATCCAACAGGCcaactcactttttttttttatttataaatttttaaaacccctttttttctcagtgtttttttttctttttttagctaCTCTGCCTCCACCATCTCAGGTTTTAGCTTTCAGAGACACCAAGACATCTGTTGTTCTGCAGTGGGATAAGTTAAAGGATGGCTTGGAGCCTCTTGGCTACTACATATACTGTCGGGAGACTGGGACAGAAGAATGGCAAACTGTCAATAATAAGCCCGTGACATGTAACGAGTGAGTTCAGCTATTATACTCCATTGAGAGAAGACAGGGTGCCAACTTGGATACTTCTGTTTATGGCTGGAGTcatatttcagataaaaaaagaacttctttcaccacacacacacaggcttGCGTGCACACAAACACCATGTCCTCTTTTTAGAATTAAATATTGCTCAAAGTCTCACTTTTACATCTGAAGCCAGACAATCAGCAAAGTCTGCGTATATCTTCATAGAGTGTGGATCTGCAGAAGGTTTAGAGACCTTGTAGCACCAGTAGAAccacattcctttttttttttgcttcctttccagTAGAGTAAGTTGGTGTCACTCACACATAGGATTTAGAATACCTCTCTAGCTGGGGGGGTCACATGTCAAGCAGAAAAAGTCCATTAAAAAGTCCTATTTATTCTACTGACAATGCCAGCCAGCAGTGTGATACCTTTCTACCTGATCTGTGTTTACTGATTTATTGGTAGCCATTTTATGTGACACCACAGTGCACTGTAATTTGTAATGGTGAATAATGATTTTGTATAGTAACAATGccttattaaaatgtatttctgtctgttcaAGAGATTGTTTACCTGTACTTTAGAAAGTAAAAACCACACATATTAATTTGGTCTCCTAGATTTACTGttcctgggctgcagcctggaaaagaaTACGTCTTTTGTGTGAAATCTGTCAGCGAGGCGGGACTAAGCGAAAGCTCACCAGAAACAGATCCTATCACTGTAAGGCCAGCTATCGGTAAGTTGTAacatatacatgcacatacatgcaATAATTAAATCTCTTGAAAATGTATCTATCACATGTAGCTATCATTACATGTAATGGTAATAATGTTGAGCagataagcaaagcaaagcaacaggGAACTGATTTTCTTGTACCCTGCAGCTCCTGTCATCAATTATACTTGTCAAGGGTGGACAGAAATAATTAGCGTTTTGACTTAGCAGCGTGttacattttcagtattaatttGGCACTGGTACAAGTGACCATTTTAAGTGCTCAATTATGCTGATATCTTGAAATCAGCACTGTGAATTTCTCCAGGGCAATTACAAAATCCCACCAAACACATTAGCCAGTATCTAACCCTCCATCTTCTCCATTTTATTGATCCACTACTTCCATCTTTTTCCGTCAGACAAACCATAAAACAACAGGCAAGAAACATCCTGAGACACATCCATGACTTTGGCTGTGACTTCCAAATAAGAATCTGgtcattttcaaatattcttaCACTGCAAAAAGTGGTATTAAGGGGCctcaacacaaacagaattGTATCTGGTATGAGCACACAGAGGTTTCCTCAGCCCACTCATCCCATAGCTACACCTCTTTTCCCAATCCCTAATCCCAAACCTGCACTGAACAATATACcctgtttcctctctgcctttgctgcacaGCCTGTCCATCAGCACCGCACGGGTTTGTTCTTCTAAACTGTGGGAAGACTGACATGACCATTGGTTGGAAACCCCCGAAGCGCAAGGGAGGAACAAAGATTCTGGGATATTTCCTGGATCAGCACGATACATCTGAACTAGACTGGCATGAAGTCAATACTCAGCCGATTCCTCAACGGTTTTACATGGTATTCTTTTCAGATCAAATACTGTCCTTCTTTAAGCATAGTGGGAAACATAGCTATAACAAGGGATGAGCTGGTTTTCCTCTACTTCCTCTGGTCTAGAACTCTCTTCCTACCCTCACAAAACTACGACCATGCAGGGCTGTACTAATTGTCTGTTTGCACTTCTAAACCCAAAGGTCCGGAACCTTGAGGAAGGCCACCTGTATGAATTCCGTGCCTGTGCAATGAACATGGCTGGTGTTGGGGAAGTATCTGAACCTAGTGACTTGTTCAAATGTGAGGAATGGACAATGCCAGAACCAGGTATCTctcatttaaaagcagcagccagaaaaatTTTTCCAGGTATACTAGTTATCTCCTCACTCTTGTGTGACTCCAAGGGACTTCTGAAAACTATAGAACTGTGTAAGGGTGGTTCCCAGTACAGAGAAGCACACAAACACTTCTAGGTAAGTTCCAATTCAGACATAGGGTATTATTTCTGCATCATACAGATACAGCACTcaggtatttttaataatattgtTTCCAGAGAATGAAGAATCTGGATCTAATATCCCAATGTTTTTGTATGTTACACCAAAGCAAATAACATTAGACCAGCTGATGTATGCTTTTTTCTAGAACCTACCTCTACAGTTAATTAGCATGGAAAGCATCTCCTATGGACCCCCTATTCACTTGTTATCTTAAAACTCTCTGCTTTCTGATCTCAAGCTCAAACAAATCACACCtggttgcatttttaaatggtaCTGTTGACAGCCTACCCTTCTTTGAACAGGTCCTCCTTATGATGTGAAGTGCACTGAAATAAGAGACTCATCCCTAAAGCTGCACTGGGAAGCACCACTGTACATAGGAGCAGGTCCAGTTACAGGGTATTATGTAGACATGTGTGAAGAAGGGTCAGAGGaatggaaacaaataaataagcagTCTGTCGCCACCACCCATATGAAGGTCTGTATATGCACTTAGTATCCAAGTGTTGCTTCTCATTTAGTCTTATGTtaatttctgtcattctttCCTGCAGGTTTCAGATCTGGAGACAGGGAAATGCTATATTTTCCGAGTAAGAGCACTGAACAAGGCTGGAATTGGACCAGCTTCACTCCCCTCAGATCCTGTGGTAGCTAAAACCAAACCTGGTATGAAACTAAAAGTGATAAGATTGTGCAAGTCTGTAACTACTACGATGATTCTGGTAAAAAACTGCTTATGAAACATCAGCTACATGTTTCATAGCAAGAAAGAACCTCCATCAAAATAAAGCTTAGCAAATCAAACTGCTCAAATTAATTTACACTAGCTGTataccatcttttttttcctttttttgagcTAGATGTCCAGAAGCTAAGCCCTGATCTGTTTTGATAAGGaatgttttgtgggttttttgcccATACAGGCACAAATGAAATTGAACTTGGGGTTGATGAAGAAGGTTTCATTTATATGGCTTTTGAAGCTCCTGAAAAGAATGACTCCTCTGAATTTATCTGGTCAAAGGATAATGAAGGACCACCAGATGCTGACAGAGTTCAGACTGAGGAGAAAGGCAATAAGTGAGTATGTAACACAcagtgagaaaataattttggactGTCAAATAAAGAACACACTAAACACTGACAAAAATATGAAGCCAAacatttccctctccttccaaTATCCAGCTAAAATACATACACGCTATTGAACTGCAAACCTCTGTCCCTGATTCTCAGCTCTGGTGTCCATGAAACAGGACATTCAGCATAATCATCAGGTCACAAAAGGGAAGCATCAGTCATCATATTGATATTGTTTCTGCCTTGCTCCTAAGTGTCATATAAAAATGACAGAGTACTATATTTAATGTTCCAGGTGTATCAAATGTATTGCATTCTGTTACAGAAGACataaatgaaaaccattttattattacttttatttctaagaTCTAAGCTTATACTGAAAGACCCATCAGAAAAGGATCTGGGTACATATTCAGTGGAGGTCACGGATGTAGATGATGATATCTCTGCCAGCTGCACTTTAACAAAAGAAGGTAAAAACTAATAACTGACAAGAACAAAAATCTAATGTGCCATAGTTTTCTAATATTAGATGTTTAAAGGAAAGTTTCTTGTAGAGGAATAGTAAGTGACTGATGTCACTTAATAATCGTGGCATCATTAGAAAGATGTTTCCCATTCCTTGAAGGCTCAAGGGCAGTTTCTTTTACAGACTCCTAAGAAAAGATTCCGTGCTTCTAGAAGGTCATTTTTCCATTACAGTTCAGATTTCACACACAGCCACACTATCACGGTGATTTAAAACTTCTTTAACACGTTTCTTGAATTGATACAACCAACATTTTATTTGGACATAACTAAGAATGATCTTCACAATGTTTTCTAGCCCTCCCCGCTATTGAATGTTTTGAACTTACAATATTCTTGACATAAAGCTCATTAACAAATTAAATTGATACAAGGGACTTGTTTTGGCCTAGTCGTCCTAATCTAAATGACTTGttattctttgcatttcagatcTGGACAAGTTATTAAAACGAAGCCATGAAATCAGGAACCCATGTAAGTTGAGCCAGTAAGAAGCCACTACCATACGTATCGAATCTGGAAGGGGGAACTCCAGCATAACCCTGGCTGAGCCAAATTTCGTGTTTTGCCTGTGAATTCCCCTCCATGGTTCTCTGTTTTCTAGTGATCAAGCTGATATCTGGATGGAACGTTGATGttctggagaaaggagaagtgCGGCTGTGGTTGGAGGTTGAAAAGCTGTCACCAAATGCAAAGCTGCATTTAATCTTCAATGACAAGGAGCTTACAAGTACTccagtatgttttgttttggttttaattctgaCTTACTTTCCCTCTGCTGAACAGGGAGATAGAGCAAATGAGTACGTTCCCAGTTTTCTAAATTTCCATCAGATATTTTGATGTGTGGTTTAGGAATACTCTAGGGCATGGTTTTCCACTATGCATAAAGCCACCTGTCTGATTCTCAAGCAGTGAATCGTACTATCAAGCAAGGCTGCAGCATTGACACTGTTAGTTAAAGACGGTGCAATATTCCTCAGTGGTGTGGCCAGCAAAACCTTCAGTGGTAATACTCAGAGAACATCCAGCTTTCCTGTTATCCACCCCTCCTGAGAGGCTGCCTCTGACAGAGACTTCCCTTTTCTAAAGGAATTTCCTGACAACAAACCTCAGTCATATGCAATTCATCTGGTACCACAAATGCACCTGTGCACGACAGAGAGCTTTGTCTTGGATGAACAAACCTGACTCATTTCAGCAGATGCTAAAGAAATACTATCTCTCACAGTGAGACagggtatttttcttctgcttcaccaagcaaagctgcagctttcCACCTCTTTGAACTAAATATGGATAAATCTCATGAATTCTAAGAGCACATGAAAGTGATTTATTTCTCAGTCTGAAGCACTGGAAATAACACTGCATCAAGTGTTACAGTGCATTCCAAGCTtctgatacattaaaaaaaaaatttccagccTCTTCCTTGTCTTCCCATATCAAGTTGATCttataacatttaaaaagtatttggaaTGACAGGATCAGAGGGGCGAACAGTTGAGAATGAAGAACAATATAAATCACTCGCCTGTCAGTTACATGCAGTGTAGCAACGCCAAGATAACAAAAAGAATAGATGTAACAAAGGGATAGGGCTAGGCCAAAGAATTTCAGAGCTGTTATTgcaatgggtttttttaaagcaatgtttAGGAAATTTATTGAAAGCTTTGTCTGTTCCAAGAACTGTCTTTTCTACACTGGAGAACTGACGTGGTTATGCACGATTACAAAGTATTTGTCAAGCTCTTTGCAACAATAATATTTGCTTAGAGCAAACAAGGCAGTAAGGCATAATGATGATATTTATGTCTAAGCATCTGGCAGGTTTCGGGGTGTATGTATAAAAGGCTCAGTAGTGCTTGCATGATGTCAAGAGGGTGGCAGTATTACTAATCATTGCCCAAATATGCAGCTACGTGCCACAGATGCGTAATTAAGTGCAACACTCCTATTATACTAAAAGCCATTGAAATTCTGGTAAGCAGAAAAGTCTGTAATATCCACAAGAAAGAATGTATTGTGTTATGTGGTTTTAACAGAAACTTTCTCGCAGATACAAGTTCTGCTGTAAGCAATTCTACTCCAGCTATGTACATAAGAATATAATAGATGAATCCCAGAATATAGAATATCAAGAATGTGTTGGCTTCATTACTCCTGTAAGATAAGGGAAGAATATAAGGATACATCTACAAAAGGACTGTAATCTCTGAGTGTTGTAGAAGATGCTGTGCCAGGATCTGACCTTGGAACAGTTCTGCTGAGGAAAAACTCTTCAGTTTATcatatttcctttgttttacaCAGACACATAAGATAAATTTTGTCAAAGGAAAAGGTCTCGTAGAACTGATAATCCAGAACTTCTGTGATGATGATAAAGGGATGTACACAGCCCAGCTGCAAGATGGAAAAGCTAAAAATCAATTCACCCTAGTTCTTGTGGATGAATGTAAGTGGAAATTCAGGGTCAAATATAGACTGCCATGCTCAGTGGAAAGTCTTCGAGGCACTTAAGGCCCCAAAGTTTTTCCAACAGTTATAATGCCACACTGGGAACGGGgagaacaaatatttattttaggaCACATTTAAAGTCCAGGAATCATGTaagaaatctgaatttctctttAACATAAATTGAAGCTTTTGATCTTATAGCTAGGGTCCTTGATCACAAAAACAGTTTGCCAAAGCAAAATATACAGTGGAATgcttagttatttttttcaaatattttacatatCTTGCTATGGCAAACTGTCTTGGCAGTAAACTGTATGACATGTTATTACATGTACTCATTTATCTCAGGACAGGATCAGGGCGAAAATTCAGTGTATTTAACAGCTGGTTAATTGCATTAAATTGAATGCAATAAAGAAACCAGTGTCAGCTGTACTCGAGGACAAGTCCGAGTAACAAAGCAAGCTGAACATGAAATGTACAGGGTCCTTGTACATGCTACTACAGAGAaccttttcaaaattaattaaaaatagaaagtaacAAGATTCTCATACAAGTGCTTCCCCATACAGTGTCTACCTCTATTTTCAGTTCTTGCAGTTTGCTTTCCAGTGACCTTCTAAAGATTCTGAACTTGTTGAATGGAAAGTGTTTATAAAATGTCGAGTCTACTTGACTCCCTTTACAAACAGTGCAGAGAAACAGGCAGCGATTCAGCACATGCCAAGTTCAggatataaaataaatttgatgaACTGTGCTCTAAAAGTGCCGACTTTACTGCCAATGAAGGAAGTAGAGATAATTGAAGTTAAATACAGTGGTCTACAAGAGGTAAAATCTATGCTCTCCACTGCCTTCTATGTctcttagttttaaaatattttaatttcagggtTTCTAGCCTACCTTTTTGTATGTCAAAACTCCTATTTAATTTCCTAAATGCATAATGGTCAGGTTTTCAAagattcttttttaatgaaaataaatgtttggttCTCAGCAACCAGTTCAATGAAAGAACGATGGCTCTAAACCTGTTCAGTGTTCTCAGTGGAGACCAGAGGTAACTCATGTGCCAGAGATGTCTTTCAAACAAACATCACAGCTCTAATGATAATACCTTTTGTGATCAGAAATTTCTAAAGTGTTACACTGAGAAAGAGCAGGGGGGTTGTTGACTTTGATCATTGCTGTTCTCATAGGTTTTGCTAAAGTTGCAGAGGAGGCTGATGCAAAACGGcgagaatggaagaaaaagcagggtAAGATAAGATGAAGGTTAATGACTTGCCAGAACTACACCAATGAGATGGCAAAACCTAAGCAAAGCTATTTCACTCTAAATACTTTTCCTAAATACATCATCTTTTAAAAGCGTATTATTTAAGCTGATTAATACAATAGGATAGGATTCCT includes the following:
- the MYOM3 gene encoding myomesin-3; its protein translation is MGTRTFFHHQEEEQKEERQQSLQMTSTTRKKKFKSRDYKLRREAAILELEQRGQKRIRFGNDMEKLEKEVIQNCRLLRVRADRKALRRKAVEKARVEKEYIELRSGRPPMFWIPLRVHAVWERMEVMLACTVLASPPPQVTWYKNGVRIDPRLAPAGKYRIKNKFGMLTLHISRCSMEDSAEYSVEVKNQYGEAYSFATVLVRKYYGKESGFDSEIYKRSLMAREADFAFPLKALFSREKEPFTLSCYFSSDLLEHQRDITWFRDGEMLQNSKHRELKYKDQEASVTVSCAYKEDEGFYTIRVPSLDGYKEQTTYVFVRDAAAETPGAPGSPLNVKCHDVNKDSLILSWVAPSDNGGSPILGYYIERCVAGSENWVPCNDKPVKTCRYPVLGLAEGQTYQFQVKAVNKMGISHPSKTSDPVTTYDPSKDKRVTVIPYDEGRTIEIFKDDLEGHIKIPLPPTNVHASEVREDYVALAWDEPDPRGKEPLKYYVEMSIAGSNSWQMVNLDMPVNSPRFALFDLVKGKSYCFRVRSVNKYGISEPSLPSEPVTAGAKLATLPPPSQVLAFRDTKTSVVLQWDKLKDGLEPLGYYIYCRETGTEEWQTVNNKPVTCNEFTVPGLQPGKEYVFCVKSVSEAGLSESSPETDPITVRPAIACPSAPHGFVLLNCGKTDMTIGWKPPKRKGGTKILGYFLDQHDTSELDWHEVNTQPIPQRFYMVRNLEEGHLYEFRACAMNMAGVGEVSEPSDLFKCEEWTMPEPGPPYDVKCTEIRDSSLKLHWEAPLYIGAGPVTGYYVDMCEEGSEEWKQINKQSVATTHMKVSDLETGKCYIFRVRALNKAGIGPASLPSDPVVAKTKPGTNEIELGVDEEGFIYMAFEAPEKNDSSEFIWSKDNEGPPDADRVQTEEKGNKSKLILKDPSEKDLGTYSVEVTDVDDDISASCTLTKEDLDKLLKRSHEIRNPLIKLISGWNVDVLEKGEVRLWLEVEKLSPNAKLHLIFNDKELTSTPTHKINFVKGKGLVELIIQNFCDDDKGMYTAQLQDGKAKNQFTLVLVDECFAKVAEEADAKRREWKKKQGPHFIENLKWKVTENCEVVLTCKATNLRKDTSFQWFFNKKARADGVFDPQTGIGTLRIKQITKEDEGQYKALVSDDRGEDYTQLDLTKGAFEDLLKELCKISALSATPLKIQPTEEGIKIYTDVKYYTDYMKTTWYHKDKRLESRDRLKAGSTMNQIWLHILNPTDADKGKYTLELFDGNNSRKLSTDLSGQAFEDALAEHRRLKEAAIAEKRRARVVQGLPDVATIMEDKTLCLTCCISGDPYPEITWFKNEKVIVFKDRYKMDVKGTVVTITIEKVCNEDTGKYSIYVKNKYGSETGQVTISVYKHGDIPTGMEEEKVPGGIIMKKPK